The following nucleotide sequence is from Diospyros lotus cultivar Yz01 chromosome 3, ASM1463336v1, whole genome shotgun sequence.
GCTAGCCAGCTCCCTCAACCTAATAATGCggcccattaaatttaaagggaccCCTGGTCCCTTTTACAGAAATTGCACCAGCCCCTCCAACTTCCATTATTTACACTCTCACCCCTTcttattaattacactaacgccCAAAACTACCAaaaatctcacaatttaatttatttaattttttttcttattccagaaatattctaaaataataattaattactctaatttcttatttccttaaaatcacataatttatttttatttataacaacaaattattataatattccttttaaattaaattatcccaataacgaataattaaattaaatttccattTATGGGGCGTTACAGTGAGTGTGCCTGAAAAGTTTCCAAtccaacccaatcaaaattcTGTAGGTCAATGTCTTGGGAAGGAATTTTCGTCCAGTGATCCCATAGGTCATGACCCAATCCAGCCTATATTCAACCCTAGGAGTGATGAACCATTTGAGACACCTGACAACCCTAGGACGGAACAAGCCatcattaaagaaaaattggaccaaaatgaATCAAGTTTAAAAGAAGCTCaggaggaagaaaatgatagaaaCTAGGAGGAAACATGTAAAGATATCATAAATCTATCCAAATTTGAGCctaaatttttgtcttttagGCTGTTCTATATCCtaggggatcaaattaaaaccagacatgtgtgaggTATTTGTGCGAATTAATGTGCCACATTCAGATGTAATAAAACCTACACCTTTGAATGACACATTTTCAAATGACTGTTGTGTTTTCATAAGAGAAATTTAATtgcattgttttgaaaataattttataagtgGTTTAAAGCATGTGATAATTGTTGTGATTCGaagtgcaaccacttatttgatccttaattggaagaaaaggaaaaaacaatagaatacaaaaataagaataaaaggctaTTGTTTCTGCCTTTACGTGGTTTGTTCTAATTTTAAATGTGTGTTTGTGATGCTAACAATAGGAGTTTCTTTTGTAAGCTTGGCCTTTCTAGAGGAATCATTTCTCACCTTGAAGCTCATCAGGTATTCCctatccctattttttttttttattaattgcaGTCCAAGTTATGGGGGAAATCGTATATAGGTGAAATGATTTGGATTATGTTAATGTCACAATTTGTCTTTGTGTTTAATTTCTGTTTCTGTTTGAGTGTGtttaattttgttgatttttgatgtcgtgttttgttaaaaaaaaaaaaaaaataagaagatgcGAATGTATTGCAAAGTATGTCATGTTCATATTCGGATGCTCGTATTGTAGCATCCGAATCTCACTCTCATCGATTAAAACCATTTCATCCACATTTGAATGCTTGTTATGGTATCCTAATGCATACTCAAGATCACTCAtaaccattcggatatcttaAAAACCATTTGGATATGAGCTAAATCATCTGAATGTGTGCTAAGCCATTCAGATGTGTGCTGATTCATTCGGATATGCTACTGTAGCATTCAAATGTAGGCCCATCTTTTCAAAGCCATCTCAGTTGTTCGAATAGGGGAATTCCTATCCGGATGACCTCTTAACCATTCAAATGCCCAGTTATTGTTATTCAGATATCAGCatttccattaaaaaaaaaactcttaattTACAACattgttcttttttatttttgaaaaaatagctcCATACAGCTTGAGCTTAAAAAGTCAAGTCTTCCTTGGTGCGAGCCAggtatttctcttattttctggTACTTAGTGTGATTTAAGTTGGGGAGAGGGAACACATTGTTAAGGTAAGACGATTCTTGCTTGTTGTTTTAATCTACTTGCTGATAtcttgattttcaaaaaaaaaaaaatccaaaaaaaaattattatgtgatttaaatgATGCTAGTCCTAGGGTTTTGGATTTATACATTGGCAGCCAGTTGAGTTTGCAATagaaaacatgaatgcattaatctcttatttgaaaacgtagaTGTATGGGATTAGAATAGGTGATTTGCATTCAATGGGTGTTCAacaattagaaattggtttattggtcataaagtcaaatacaatggtaattagctgattcGCACAAAGCGtaatccctcaacagaagtggagactgttacctgagtgagtgtttgagcctaataatcgttgattttgagtgaaataacacttattctaaatttgttttattgtttatctaagattttcaatagtttcaaaacatcaatttgctttaaATGTCTGtaatgatagcggatgaatttaaCTAGTTTCAAACTCTAAATTAAGtgactgagtaacattgttttgtagaagcatgacaGGGGATTAATTTCTTGCAATTTGAGCCTattaacatttttctttcttcacattaACCTCATTTGCTAGCCTACTTGAGCCATTCTTAGcacaatttcttttcttacccTCATCCAACACGTAATAAcatgaagtttgtccaacctggtgtgtttttgggaattagtttatatcaatatttacatatttaaataataataataacaacaacaacaataataataacaaaaaaaagaaagagagaagttcTCTCAACTATTCAGcacaagtgtttcaaaataaatgctgaagaaaataACATGTCTGGCTTTGATATTGcctttacaaaaaataaaaataaaaattcccgACACATCCTTTGAACTCCTTACCCTTTTCTTTTGCAAGCTGTATTAatctcatagccccattacaacccagtttgATCCCTCTTGATTTTATAAATCATGTGACCTTAGGATTCGAGTTTAGAGTAgagaattctgtttaaattaaGAGGTTATTCATCTAGGGCgtttattccaatcatgaaacTATgtcatttttcctcttctttcacAAAAAATTGTTCTTTGTATTTGAGATGACACCAAGTTTGAACTTGTTTGTATTTACTCTTATAATGGTGCACCCCTTGTGCGTACACTTGAGGGATCGCTTTTATTGGAGAGAATATCCATTGTATGGTTTGAAGTCGAGATTTCAAGAGAGTAAGATGGTGTGTTGGTCATCCTGATTGTCGTTCCTAAGAtagtatgacctttaaccaaaatttaattttggatatTTGACTGTATGCTAAATAACTTGTTCTATTCTATACATTTcgatttcgaatttgaaatttttatattcatgcaaatATTGTGAATAAAAATTGGCCAACATGAAAtctaattgctatgggactagcaatgttcaagttgggggtgtgattagtggtcaattttataaaattttattataattatatccctattttgattttaaaattagttttagttGAATAGTTATGCGCAATTTATAGTTATATGTAGgtttagaagaaaattaaatttaaagagaaattagggatgaattaggaattttagaaaaaaagaatattcccctttaatttttgacaaaaaaattaaattgaaaagaatatgcaatatctataatatatatttataatatatatattcaatacatGCGTGCCatgctatataaatatatatataatataatataatacatgttCAATTGGAatgtgatgagggaatatttacggggggcaattttactgtactacctcTGGGAGGTTACTATTAATTTGGAGCCATGTGTACTAGTAAAGActaatatgcgatcgccacgtgtcaagtctTAGGAGCTTCACATGTCTTTATAAtctctattatgattttgaactgaaaagagatagagaggaagatTCAGTCAACCAAGAATATCTCCAATATCTTAAGAATTATCTCAATTTGGGAaggttatcttttctccccatggaaaggggatcagcctctatttttaaaagatatcttatctcctaagggaaaggccaagggacatctataaataaaggacagtctctacaggtatggggatctgactcctaagggactcttttattatcttccattactattatactcctcgaAAATCcgtgaactgacttgagcgttggagggatcacggggagcaagtccccaccctttttgcaggtacttggtttgAGATAGAAGAAGGTGATCAGCTCTGCATCATTAGAATGCAATGTGAAGTAGTACTTGGAGGCTCAAATCAAGGAAGTCCAAATTAAGAGCCCACATTAAAGTTGAAAACTGAAGCCATGTGCATGCGCAAATTGAAGAATTAGCTAAGCCCATTAGCAAATTGGCAACGTGGCACCTTCTACGCAGTCCCTTATTCATAATTATCTCATCAATTCAAGAGCAAaattcactatatatatatatatatagatatgcgCTGCACATAGGAGGAGATATTTGAATTGAGGTATATGCCTGACTCGGAaccctcatgccatgtatgtgggTTGTCCAAATTGGAAATATCATTATCCCCAAGCTTGTGTACTTTATATACATTTCGGTTTACGGTGGTTGCTTAAGTTAGAGTCGGTATGCCACGTATGTCAGTTACTAGAATTAGAACCATCATTATCTTGAAAAGTAATCAATAGCAAAGATCTTAAAACTAATTTAACCTGATGATACCCTCTTTTGTGAGTCTTGGGAAATATTTGGATTgtcactgaaattgtcttgatttGAGACGTTTTGTTTTTAGTATCAATTTAGTAATCttctaatattaattaatttgatctgGTCCACACACACTCatcatttcaattttctatACTTACATTTCTCgtacataaataaacaaattggTTTCACAAATCATTTCATATCgtggtttttattttcgttTTAATGAAGATATCCCAGTGAATAAACGTAAACTCCCAtccagtaaataaatttgtgctgCAGTGCACattcgtacactgacgagtataaacacCTTGTGCTTACatgcttattttcttttttgtttgtttgtatatGTTTGTTGAACTAattgcacaaggttaagcgcaatCATCAGGCTACTTGCGGGGCAATGTGATGTATTTATCTTCTCGTTGTCGAGCTGTGAGACAGGTAGCAAGACCTTTTGCTTTTCCCTCATTGCCAGGCTATGAATGGGGCAACAAGCTTGTGTTTTCCTCGTTGTCGAGCTGTAAGTTGGGCAATTGGCCTTTTTGTTATAATGTTGCGACTCCTTAGTTTCACATGTATATGCTTGCTGGTATTATGGGCATAAGGTTTATGTTTGCAATATATTTTGTTCTCACGATTCGACATAATGCCTATGTTCATGATTTAGAAAAAACATCTATATTTTGTTCTCGTGATTCGGCATGATGCTTACGTCtgtaattaaataacattaatattttatttttctagttcAGCATAATGCCTATGTCTACAATTAGAAAGAATATCTATTGCCGAGTTATGTGCATGACAAtgtcttattttttccttattatcGAGCTACGTGTGGGACAATCGGCTTGTTATCttcctcgttgtcgggctataatTAGGGCAATAAGCCTTTAGCTTTCACCTTGTTACGGGGCTATGTGTGAGGTAACgagcttttattttattttttttcgttGCTAGGCTATGTGTGGGGTAGCGAGCTTGTTGTCTTACTTATTGTCGGATTGTTACGGGACAATGGGTCTTTGGTTTTTACCTCATTGTGGGGCAACGAAAAGCTTGGGTATGAGCTCTTCTCATAGAAGACCTTGGTTGATTGTTTTGAGGAGGGGCAGATTGAGCATAAGTCTCAGGGTTGGCCTCCCAATAGAAGATATTTCTTGGTACCTCCTGACCAACTCTATTAGACGGAGTTGTTTCTGGTATAAACTTTCTAAAGTGGTTGGGATTGATCCATGAGGAACCAAACATTGCAAAATCACAACCATTTCACTAAGAGCTTGCACCTCCTCAACGTGTTGCTGCCGTATTCAGCCTAAGGAACCATAGATGATGGGGCATGTATACTTGAGCAAAAGTGACCTGGAAAATAGGGTCCTGGAAGGGTATGTGAGGTCTTAAAGGGCGACTCTTGAAGCTAAATCCCCAATGGGTAAGGAGGCCCTAGACAGGGCGGTTGCTGATGAATGAGGGATAGATGATGTAACACCCTGCTTTACACGGGCGCGTCATTATAAGGGAATCctcgagaatcttttttttttttctattcatcACGCGCGGTGCTTCAAGAACAATTGCCACATGCAAATAAGATCTTGTAAGCCCTAGTTTTGCCCGTTGAACTAACAAGattaataatcttaaactaaacgagtcatagAATAACGCAACAGATTAATCAACATCAAAGTACCGTGGCCTACCACAAGATTCATACATAGTGTTTCCACACCAAAATACGTATTACAAAgttaccaaatgataacaacattatcatacaacCGTACATACATATAACAAAGTAAATGCTATCGCCTCAAAATGCTACAATAGTCAACATACTAAActaccattggccctcaactagTCACGTCCTTGCCTTTGCAGCAGTCCctagctggaacgttgaatgttccaggggcataacccagatcaaatgataaaacatctaaatgatggcatgatacagtttactaaatgcatgaaacacacatgagcatggcatatacagacaatgaCAACATGAAACACATTTAagttgagaaatctccctatcATAGTCAACCTTccatggaaaatccattccacacacatttggggttgaccttactgcaacatacttaatccccgagtGCCTTTCCATGTCACTCGATCACTGGGATTAATCTTGCCCCAATCTTAAGAaaaccccatcccgtcccccaCGGAcataacgacacgaaaatcaataccccgatgatatgaaaaaaatcttacgccatgcaccgactcttttataagtaaaaacagttgatacAATATACCAGATGTTCCATAGGCATacgatgccacaagtacataagtaaaatgcCTATGttttggtcccttagggtatggccactcaagatgggggtgaattgaataattaaaatttttgtcaattttaataaatattcttgattaatgattttattgaaaaatatatatttgataaatataataaattttatttgatatcaataataaatgtaaaccacaagatataacaaaaataaatataatgaagcacaagacaatttatagtggttcggtgttttcacatacacctagtccactctcccaatgtCTAACCATCATTGGGGTtcaactaaatcaaaatcaccaaggtttctACATTAACTcatcttggaaactagatacacacctagatgaCAAtaggttctaggcaaccactacaccaaggttttcttcctaatttagcttggaaactagattcatctagattttaacggatctaggaaacctaaacaatattcaataataatttaaatgttacaaataatttatcaacaCTTGGacataaataaacaattaagaacaaattatacaaggtaataatatttaaataaataaataaatttgtaacctcaaatggaaaagttcggatttgtcgtagaagacttaaaaaacttttctcctcttgccttgtggctcttcggtgaatgaacaatgaatctttgagagcctttgaatgcttgaaaattagctcGAGAGCTTTTGAgagctttggatgtgcaatatgtgcaatggattctcaacaaatgagtttgggggtatttataagcattttagccactaaagaaatgattaatatgaaatttgaaattaaaaaaatgtttaagctttatcaaacaataagaaaatatatctcacttttaatttaaaataaatttactttttgcatacgaaataaagatttgaaaattcaaatataaacttttgagatataaatgattaaaacaagagaacatgtctaaaagcaatctcttttaattcaaaataaatttactttttgcatgagtaagagaaaacatgtctaaaaccaattctctttaatttaaaataaatttactttttgtatgaaaaagaaaaaacatgtctaaaagtaattatcatttaattcaaaataaatatactttttgcataagtaataaaaatatttatcaataaataaaaattcaaacataaacttttgagacataaatgatcaaaagtagaaaatatttctaaagataatccacctttaattcaaaataaatttactctttgtacccacttttaattcaaaataaatttattttttatatgaggaagaaatacatttatatcataaaaatatttttgttaatcatcaaaacttaattaatatgagtaagttggctcaacactaTGCATAACATCCCAAATTCTGGAAGATATAACCGCTCGCTGGAACTTGGTTCTAACACatgtaacctaagttcgggaggtTAAAATCACTTATTTGAAGTcactacacacacaccaacATACTTCCCATATAAGGGTAAtactggaatcaaaccactcaccttaattcagaAAAAGTCAATTTTTGCCTCGAAAAGTGTGTCACACCTCGAAAATCGTGTAATCTTTTCCTTTAATAGTCAAATTGTCTCATGTGCATCATCATATCTATAGAAATCAACATTTCTATTTCTCTtatattcctttatttttcatagttttatctattttttcataaattattttccttagaaatttcaaaataattatctatcgTGCAAtttcactaaatatttttacacagaaaattctaaaatatttttccaaaaatactGAAATTAATTTCGGAGAAAAACCTGTGCTCACGTGCTCTCACGTGCCACCCCCAGCCTCGGCGAGTGAAGCCCACGCGCAGTTATCTTCTTCGATTGTCTTCTCCGACGACGACCGGCTCCGATGACCTCTAATGGCCAAAACAACTAGACCTTATTGAAGCTCTCCTCGAGGCAACCTTGATGGACCCCTTAGATGGCCGAAATAGTCACCAAAAAATGCCTTAAAAGGCAGTTACAGGTTGCGGCTTCGGCGAGCCCAACTTTCTGGCCAAAGCTCTGAAACCCTTTAAAACCTGCACCAAAACCTcccaaattttaaacaaaaactCTGTAGcactcaaggaacaaaagccctctgtCTTTGATGCTCGATTCTTGCTAAAACACAACCAATCTACTTCGatttgttttgaaaccttcGGCCATTCGAAACCTATTTATACCTAATTTCGACCGAATTTTCGACCATTCAGAAGCGTTCTTGGTTGCCAAGCTTCGAATCCTCATCATATCAAACCTCACATCTAGCCAAATGGTGACCAAATTGCCTCAAAATTTTTGGTTAGATTtcgattttctttaaaaattaaaccacGTCGACACACCGTAGATCTCGACCAATGGTTAGGTTCAATCGAACCATCGTGGCCCGGAGCACGTCCTGGTGCCCCTTGGTAGTTCCAACGACGGCCGCCGCAAAGTTGGCTGGTGgtttgcaggtttcacacttgattttcattaattacactttcacccccaaATTTGATATTTCAAGATTCTTCCCATTTCACTAAAACCCTAGGTTTTTCATTAATACCATTAAACCCCTCAAGTTTAGGATGTGTCACTACACCCTCGAAAGTCTAGAAAAACCCTCATTTTGACAATCCTCCATCAATTTCTAGATTCTGCACTTTGGCCTGAATGTCCCTAATCGCATAATTTCGACCTCAAATCTTTGTAAATCTCTTGTTCTTGGCATTCCATGTCTCTTTGaacatttttaccctccaagtttcGTCTTGGTTTGGTCACTTACCTTTTGttcaagttttgaatattacacattgGCCTAAAATTTTGATGAATTCCATTTTGACCCAATAACTTCTAGAAATacctttgatattaaatactgggtattataGATGACCTTTACGAAGGGATTGATGGGAGAGGAGTGGCTAGCCCTGATGGATTAGGGGTGGCTGGCCCTGATGAGTGGACTGATGTTGATCTTTTACACCAGAAAGGGTTTGACGATTGCTTTGAGTTTGTGCCATGTCGAGCGAGTTGCTTCatggtttttttttgtttcccacAGACGATGCCAATTATTGTTGCTCGAttacaacaataattttataaatcgAAAACCGCCAATGAATGACTCACATACAGCTTATCTCTGCGATGGGTGAGAATGGAGTGACAACGATGGATGACTCTCTCGAGGGTAGCAAAATGATGGATGAGTCCCTTGGGGTGGAGTGGCAGCGATGAATGACCTGCTTGGAAAGAAAATTGGTTAGGGGCGTAGATGAGAATCCCCGCGCAAACTTTCCGATGCTTAAATCAACCTCTCGTAGAAGTGAAATACTTAAATGTAAGAGGTGAGTAAGTTTGTGTACCAAATAGAGGGGATGGCCCTTTTATTTATAGCGATGGAAGAAGCTACTAGATGTCGAATGACCCGATTTTCTCAGCGAGTAACTCGGAGATAGTTTTGACTGGGTTCCATGAGGGTGATGGTGTGCGGATGACAAGCATGAGCATGAGGGCGCGCCTATGACACCCTCAAGTAAGGTCACTTAAATGTGTGGGCTTGAGGGACCCCCCGGGTGAGGGTCACCTAGGAGTGCGAGTAAGGGCGCGACCACACGCGTGGCCGCCTGGGGCCATGTAGGGCAGTAGGAGGCACCCTCGAGTGAGGGCGTGCATTGGGTTGCATGAGTGTGTGGGCTTGGGGGTATGCGAGGGTGCCATAGTAGCTGCGTGGCGGGTCGCAGCCATGCATACGGGGCTTCCGTCTAGCCACGTGGCGCTGTCTCAtttttttgattcttttatttattttcgatAATTCACTTCGTCTATTTATTTTTGCAGGGCACATCAACATTAATTTAGAGgagtaaaataaaatgaaaaaaaatattttccttattagagaatgttaaaaaaataatgtattttttttggttgggaAGAGTAACGGAGATGAATGGAATAGTAACATAAAATTAAGGTAtgtttagttgtagaaaatattttttttaactctaatattttattaaataattataatttttaatttagtagaTAATTGATTCAAGGTATTGAGGTGTAAACTATCTAGAACCCATGAATTGGCAATGCATTGCCATCTCAGCTCAATTCTATTTCTACTGTCTGGCCCATCGGAGTGGCCCAATTGTATAACGAATTCTGTTTTGCTTCTCCCCCGGATCATACGCATCTAACTTGAAACCCTAGCTCGTTCTCAATTTCTATCGAGTTCGGAATTTCTATTCACTTGTATGTATGTAGTATCAAGGCATTTTGAGAGCAAGATTACGTAAGCGACATATAGTCGGAAGTACGTAGGAAGCCAAATGGCCGGCGGTGGCGGAGggcgaggaggaggaggaggaggtggtgGAGGCAGAGAAGAGGAACAAGATGGAATGTCCGTTCATTCTCCGTGCAAGGCTCAACCTTCATCCGCTTCTTCTCTCCGCAAGGTCACCTTTCAcgtcgtctctctctctctctctctctatatatatatacatattgatgTGTGTATATGTGATGTTTTCTCTCAGTTTGATCATTTTTGTTTTGGCTTGAGCAGGAGCAATCACAGGTTGACCTGGAGCTTAAATTGTTAGAGGCTCTCGCCATTTATCCTCCTGCCAAATTACAAGGCAAGTTTAGAATTTTCGTGTTGCCCTTTGgttctttctcttcaatttaAGATTGGGAAAATATATAGGTTCTTTCGGTTCACCCCCATCTTGTGGCTAAGGTAATATTTGGAGCTAGGATTTGTCAACTGAgaggaaatgaaaagaaaagaaaattacgTATTGACATGCATTTTTTGCAAGTGTTCTAGTTCCAAAAGCAGGATAACGAATTACTCTCAGGAGGAAATCTCTTTGTGTCTGATGATGGAATTGTATGTAAGCTATGTATAATTCAATACATGTGCATTATTACTCTCCTGCCcgtaatttttttgttaaaaacttaaataaacGATAAAGCATCTTTGCAGTGTTGAGGAGTTATTTAGATTTGTAACCTCCAATTTCTGAACACTCGTTCAAGAAAGTGGATTTGTTGGTTTTTTGCATGAAGGAATCTgtctagaagatgaagaagacagTAGAACCACTTAGGCAAATGAATGCGACTGGAATTCTAAGTTAGAGAGAAGttaacttagatgttttattataggggatattttagtctttgtgtAGGC
It contains:
- the LOC127797228 gene encoding uncharacterized protein LOC127797228 isoform X2, with product MAGGGGGRGGGGGGGGGREEEQDGMSVHSPCKAQPSSASSLRKEQSQVDLELKLLEALAIYPPAKLQGIHRHFILYGLAEYLGRSFGRNFSASDVLQLLDRFYNLEMLGF